One part of the Candidatus Afararchaeum irisae genome encodes these proteins:
- a CDS encoding Gar1/Naf1 family protein translates to MKRLGSCLHTVGSVAVVRSELDSRPPLDVDVIDSSLDRVGKTVDVFGPVTKPYVSVTVDESRDIEPGSKLYIRD, encoded by the coding sequence ATGAAGAGACTCGGAAGCTGTCTCCACACGGTCGGATCGGTCGCAGTCGTCCGTTCCGAACTCGACTCGCGTCCACCACTCGACGTCGACGTAATCGACTCGTCTCTCGACCGCGTCGGAAAGACGGTCGATGTCTTCGGACCCGTTACGAAGCCGTATGTCTCAGTCACCGTAGACGAATCGAGAGATATCGAGCCTGGATCTAAGTTATATATCCGCGACTAA
- a CDS encoding PhoU domain-containing protein, with protein sequence METRKVQVTGGSTYTVSIPKDWARENDVEGGSEVGMFPSDSSLVIETLDSDSKDSEGVMDITGLEGDHLLRAVITMYVSGFDVMKFESDRITSTQRRTLRQASQRLAGLEVIEETGNVVVFQDLLDSSQLSIHRSVSRMRLIAESMFEDSVKAVVENDDAISDDVVERDEDVDRMFAMVSRTFRSSLHDARSEEEMGVTRDTCFDYYTTARQLERVADHAAKIAEISREIDDEIDEEIGEALYEASQDSVEIVDDAVSALMDLDDDAATERANDVLDSVSEIEEEHTREIDKKIRDLDPQTAQALGLVIDSINRAADYGANIAETALESAAPKP encoded by the coding sequence ATGGAGACACGTAAGGTACAGGTCACAGGTGGATCGACCTACACGGTTTCTATTCCCAAGGACTGGGCACGTGAGAATGACGTCGAGGGAGGGAGTGAGGTCGGTATGTTTCCGAGCGACTCGTCTCTCGTGATAGAGACACTCGACTCCGACTCCAAGGACAGCGAGGGAGTCATGGACATAACAGGCTTAGAGGGCGACCATCTCCTCCGTGCCGTCATCACTATGTACGTCTCGGGCTTCGACGTCATGAAGTTCGAGTCAGACAGGATTACGAGCACTCAGAGGAGAACCCTGAGACAGGCGAGTCAGCGGTTAGCGGGGCTCGAAGTCATAGAGGAGACGGGAAACGTCGTCGTCTTCCAGGATCTACTCGACTCGTCACAGCTGAGTATTCACAGGAGTGTATCGCGTATGCGTCTCATAGCCGAGAGCATGTTCGAGGACTCCGTAAAGGCGGTAGTCGAGAACGACGACGCAATCTCCGATGACGTCGTCGAGAGGGACGAGGACGTCGACAGGATGTTCGCGATGGTCTCACGTACCTTCAGGTCGTCGCTACACGACGCGCGTTCGGAGGAGGAGATGGGCGTGACGCGTGACACGTGTTTCGACTACTACACGACAGCGAGACAGCTTGAGAGAGTAGCCGACCACGCCGCGAAGATCGCTGAGATCTCGAGGGAGATCGACGACGAGATAGACGAAGAGATAGGAGAGGCACTCTACGAGGCGAGTCAGGACTCAGTCGAGATAGTCGACGACGCCGTGAGTGCTCTCATGGATCTCGACGACGACGCCGCGACCGAGAGGGCGAACGACGTACTCGACTCAGTCTCCGAGATAGAGGAGGAACACACCCGAGAGATAGACAAGAAGATACGTGACCTCGATCCCCAGACAGCACAGGCTCTAGGACTCGTGATAGACAGCATAAACAGAGCCGCCGACTACGGCGCTAACATAGCCGAGACCGCCCTCGAATCAGCGGCTCCGAAGCCCTAG
- a CDS encoding DnaJ domain-containing protein: MRRRLFKVQGVLFTAFGVTLVVLGIMYNPVLVFLSVIFFLAGVVFVSVGVKTEKKTKTRRRRVGGGGSEGFSAAEGRERRSQPHEVLGVETDASEDEIESAYRDLVKEVHPDLNDSDDADEEFRRVQEAYETLKNQG; this comes from the coding sequence ATGAGGAGACGTCTCTTCAAGGTACAGGGGGTACTGTTTACGGCTTTCGGAGTCACACTCGTGGTTCTCGGGATCATGTACAATCCGGTTCTGGTCTTCCTCTCAGTGATCTTCTTCCTCGCGGGCGTCGTCTTTGTCTCTGTGGGTGTCAAGACAGAGAAGAAGACAAAGACGAGAAGACGCCGGGTAGGCGGAGGAGGGTCGGAAGGATTCTCCGCGGCGGAGGGAAGAGAAAGAAGGAGTCAGCCCCATGAGGTCTTAGGAGTCGAGACCGACGCTTCGGAGGACGAGATAGAGTCGGCGTACAGGGATCTCGTCAAGGAAGTCCATCCCGACCTCAACGACTCCGACGACGCAGACGAGGAGTTCAGACGCGTCCAAGAAGCCTACGAGACACTCAAGAACCAGGGCTAG
- a CDS encoding YIP1 family protein produces MDIRRAAVDWYAVLTRPSDFFSRVNHERAGQRDALVFVVLVALVSEVPTAVPEGVVDAAGVSVAVLLLSPAVLHIASGVVYGLVWLATEKDEGVDTTVRAVAYSTAPGVVSWLPYVRLPAAVYGFYLLYTGIREGHGVGRARALGVASVPGLLIFGVAFSGFEGAREVFRALLGVGAA; encoded by the coding sequence ATGGATATAAGACGCGCGGCGGTCGACTGGTACGCCGTCCTCACGCGTCCGTCCGACTTCTTCTCGCGTGTAAACCACGAGAGGGCGGGACAGAGGGACGCTCTCGTCTTCGTCGTACTCGTGGCTCTCGTCTCGGAGGTTCCGACGGCAGTCCCCGAGGGAGTCGTCGACGCCGCGGGAGTCTCTGTGGCTGTGCTCCTACTGTCTCCCGCAGTTCTACATATAGCGAGCGGCGTCGTATACGGTCTCGTATGGCTAGCGACTGAGAAAGACGAGGGGGTCGACACGACCGTGAGGGCGGTGGCATACAGCACAGCCCCAGGAGTAGTAAGCTGGCTCCCGTATGTGAGGCTACCCGCGGCGGTCTACGGATTCTATCTTCTGTACACGGGTATAAGAGAAGGACACGGAGTAGGACGGGCAAGAGCCCTCGGAGTCGCGTCGGTTCCGGGACTCCTCATCTTCGGAGTAGCCTTCTCGGGATTCGAGGGGGCGCGGGAGGTATTCAGGGCTTTACTCGGAGTCGGAGCGGCGTAA
- a CDS encoding HAD family hydrolase, translating into MRIIFDYGGTVVDEVDETEYTRMLDVSEGHPVPYPGYIAYKAFSLGLLDTVDEYIAVLSRLTGVPEERCREYLDERVDAPTLDPEVKTTLQRLSDEHELVLFTDQVKPWIEDALDRFGISGLFDDVVVSSEIAKEKPHPKGYVRAIDGADDAVMVSDELNDDLLMADYFGATTVWIQNSYEEVVEEPDYRIDDVTEVEEIVEGLE; encoded by the coding sequence ATGAGGATAATCTTCGACTACGGGGGAACCGTCGTAGACGAGGTCGACGAGACCGAGTACACGCGTATGCTCGACGTCAGCGAGGGACATCCGGTGCCCTACCCGGGATACATAGCCTACAAGGCGTTCTCGCTCGGTCTTCTCGACACCGTCGACGAGTACATAGCCGTCCTCTCACGTCTCACGGGAGTCCCGGAGGAGAGATGCCGTGAGTACCTCGACGAGAGGGTAGACGCGCCTACGCTCGACCCTGAGGTGAAGACGACTCTACAACGTCTCTCCGACGAACACGAACTCGTCCTCTTCACGGATCAGGTCAAGCCGTGGATAGAAGATGCCCTCGACAGATTCGGTATATCGGGACTCTTCGACGACGTCGTAGTTTCGAGCGAGATAGCGAAGGAGAAGCCCCATCCGAAGGGCTACGTCAGGGCGATAGACGGAGCCGACGACGCCGTGATGGTGAGCGACGAACTCAATGACGACCTCCTGATGGCTGACTACTTCGGAGCCACGACAGTCTGGATACAGAACTCGTACGAGGAGGTCGTCGAGGAGCCCGACTACCGTATAGACGACGTGACTGAGGTCGAGGAGATAGTCGAGGGTCTCGAATGA
- a CDS encoding pyridoxal-phosphate dependent enzyme codes for MRIVCYTCRDENCDCEHGVLDPVYGEIRDENGLDTDVDSDSIRIGIWEYSDLPSVEPVTMGEGDTPLVASPKLADGCGVSQLYVKDEGHNPTGSVRDRALSVAVSVAASEGAEGVSLFSTGNGGVSAAAYAARGGLKSEVYLPSRARHDAKSLINVHGGDMNVVRGRRRDARESFEPSESSVSVAPFETPYRHDGLKTVGYEIQTQLDDVDHVVCPVGNGELFLGLDKSLDEDTRIHAVQTSGCSPVVDAFGSEYQPCDSPDTVVGDLEVADTAAGDLIPRLGRGEGITVDDSDALDLGLEAASDGVELSPSGGVAAAGALRLSENFDEDDTVVIINPASGRAYADVLRSQMMSRGV; via the coding sequence ATGAGGATCGTCTGTTACACGTGCAGGGACGAGAACTGTGACTGTGAACACGGTGTACTCGACCCCGTCTACGGAGAGATCCGAGACGAGAACGGCTTAGACACCGACGTCGACTCCGACTCCATACGAATCGGTATCTGGGAGTACTCCGACCTTCCCTCCGTAGAGCCTGTCACGATGGGCGAGGGCGACACGCCCTTAGTCGCCTCCCCTAAGCTCGCAGACGGCTGCGGTGTCTCTCAGCTTTACGTCAAGGACGAGGGACATAACCCGACCGGAAGCGTGAGAGACAGGGCACTCTCGGTAGCAGTCTCCGTAGCCGCCTCTGAGGGAGCCGAGGGGGTCTCTCTTTTCTCCACCGGAAACGGAGGGGTATCCGCGGCGGCATACGCCGCACGGGGGGGACTCAAGTCGGAGGTCTATCTCCCGAGCCGTGCGAGACACGACGCCAAGTCTCTTATAAACGTCCACGGCGGCGATATGAATGTCGTCAGGGGACGTCGCCGAGACGCCCGCGAGAGCTTCGAGCCGTCGGAGTCTTCTGTCTCCGTAGCTCCCTTTGAGACGCCGTACAGACACGACGGACTCAAGACAGTTGGCTATGAGATACAGACACAGTTAGACGACGTCGACCACGTCGTCTGTCCCGTCGGAAACGGCGAGCTTTTCCTGGGCTTGGACAAGTCTCTCGACGAAGACACGCGCATACACGCCGTACAGACGTCGGGATGCTCCCCCGTCGTCGACGCCTTCGGCTCTGAGTACCAACCCTGTGATAGTCCCGACACGGTCGTCGGAGACCTCGAAGTCGCCGACACAGCCGCGGGAGACCTGATACCGCGTCTCGGAAGAGGCGAGGGTATCACAGTCGACGACTCGGACGCACTCGATCTGGGTCTCGAAGCCGCCTCCGACGGCGTCGAACTCTCCCCGTCGGGCGGAGTCGCAGCCGCGGGTGCTCTCAGACTCTCCGAGAACTTCGACGAGGACGACACTGTCGTCATCATAAATCCCGCCTCGGGGAGGGCATACGCCGACGTCCTCAGAAGCCAGATGATGTCACGCGGTGTTTGA
- a CDS encoding PRC-barrel domain-containing protein, producing MTQVLARNLIDKKVMGDDGTELGRLTSITCDLGTGRLGDLVLEPTKKGREIYGSGSEDGSIRIPTRRINAVKDVIVVNR from the coding sequence ATGACACAAGTCCTCGCGAGGAATCTCATCGACAAGAAAGTCATGGGTGACGACGGAACAGAGCTAGGAAGGCTCACGAGTATCACGTGTGACCTCGGAACCGGCAGACTCGGAGACCTAGTCCTCGAACCTACTAAGAAGGGGCGCGAGATATACGGATCGGGCTCCGAGGACGGGAGTATAAGAATACCTACAAGGCGTATAAACGCAGTCAAGGACGTCATCGTCGTCAACAGATAA
- a CDS encoding NOB1 family endonuclease — translation MYVLDSCAFIDGYSPGNHEQEPTATVPRVREELEDSSRFRFDAMEGSGMRIEVPSETSREKVRRAARETGDLDELSVTDLRLIAVALETDGTLVTDDYAMQNVAERIGVDVDVIREDGIDEERNWKFQCQGCGRVYDDKKPCPVCGSETTRKNPS, via the coding sequence ATGTACGTTCTCGACTCGTGTGCCTTTATAGACGGATACTCGCCCGGAAACCACGAACAAGAGCCGACTGCTACCGTCCCGCGCGTGAGAGAGGAGCTTGAGGACTCGTCGCGGTTCAGGTTCGACGCGATGGAGGGAAGCGGAATGCGTATAGAGGTTCCCTCCGAGACGAGCCGTGAGAAGGTCAGACGTGCGGCGCGCGAGACGGGTGACCTAGACGAGCTTTCTGTCACCGACCTCCGTCTCATAGCCGTCGCCCTAGAGACCGACGGCACTCTCGTGACCGACGACTACGCTATGCAGAACGTCGCTGAGAGAATAGGAGTAGACGTCGACGTGATACGTGAGGACGGCATAGACGAGGAGAGGAACTGGAAGTTCCAGTGCCAGGGATGCGGAAGGGTCTACGACGACAAGAAGCCGTGTCCCGTCTGTGGAAGCGAGACGACACGTAAGAACCCGAGCTGA
- a CDS encoding rod shape-determining protein, which yields MRQHQSQAPIGVKLGSTRTIITVPEPDGGLEIIRALTCVATYEDVITGEEKLLYGEEAANEYPDRVEFMLRSGLPEDDESADLAKRFLNELVEENGVPETEVVVYAVPNIENEEGLERLEEIVEESKIGGETVRSYPESFCGAIPAFGEGLDAVEKTFIAVNLGSTNLEANAYRRGEQISPLSTGAVTGNEADRRIANLVEEETQGRVNIDLTTAREYKEEHADFDDFEPFTDVIQQPGGGSHEFTIERSVMDAVNEYLDDAVDEVANNFLPQLANDHMKVYQNALDEAIVLTGGMACIPGIVDEFEERLSDEIQRDVDVIAADRPDLSAAQGAYRIAERLSER from the coding sequence ATGCGCCAGCACCAGAGTCAGGCTCCGATAGGAGTCAAGCTCGGGAGTACGCGTACTATCATAACGGTTCCAGAGCCCGACGGAGGTCTTGAGATAATACGCGCTCTGACTTGTGTGGCGACTTACGAGGACGTCATAACAGGCGAAGAGAAACTCCTCTACGGCGAGGAGGCGGCGAACGAGTACCCCGACAGGGTCGAGTTCATGTTACGGTCGGGTCTCCCCGAGGATGACGAGAGCGCCGATCTCGCGAAGAGGTTCCTCAACGAACTCGTCGAGGAAAACGGGGTTCCCGAGACTGAAGTCGTCGTGTATGCGGTTCCAAACATAGAGAACGAGGAGGGACTCGAAAGGCTAGAAGAGATTGTCGAGGAGAGTAAGATAGGCGGCGAGACGGTGAGAAGCTATCCCGAGTCTTTCTGCGGTGCTATCCCGGCGTTCGGCGAGGGTCTCGACGCCGTCGAGAAGACGTTTATAGCCGTCAACCTCGGCTCGACCAACTTAGAGGCGAACGCCTACAGGAGAGGCGAACAGATATCCCCTCTCTCGACGGGCGCAGTAACCGGAAATGAGGCGGACAGACGTATCGCAAACCTCGTCGAGGAGGAGACACAGGGCAGGGTCAATATAGACCTCACGACTGCGCGCGAGTACAAGGAGGAACACGCCGACTTCGACGACTTCGAGCCGTTCACCGACGTCATACAGCAGCCCGGCGGCGGCTCACACGAGTTCACTATAGAGAGGAGCGTGATGGACGCCGTAAACGAGTACCTCGACGACGCAGTAGACGAGGTCGCCAACAACTTCCTCCCACAGCTAGCCAACGACCACATGAAGGTCTACCAGAACGCACTCGACGAGGCGATAGTCCTCACGGGTGGCATGGCGTGTATACCCGGAATAGTCGATGAGTTCGAGGAACGTCTCAGCGACGAGATACAGAGGGACGTCGACGTCATAGCCGCCGACAGACCCGACCTCTCGGCTGCACAGGGAGCCTACCGGATTGCCGAGAGACTGTCGGAAAGATAA
- a CDS encoding FlaD/FlaE family flagellar protein: MSINPREYDVDELREAASLDEALLTQKEDGEAYLEGMPDSKAKEIVSLKWADYLVSSMGIRRAYKALDLYLDLGWISDEVKSSMEKRLREVDGSSTTGVNQKPVKLVEEITETPFMTKIPFDEHITSLVFIAHLAGDDIEAFLNSVQPLESRTNVDVVDVFTGEGEAKEGER; this comes from the coding sequence ATGTCTATAAATCCCCGTGAGTACGACGTCGACGAACTCCGGGAGGCGGCGAGCCTCGACGAGGCTCTTCTGACACAGAAGGAGGACGGCGAGGCGTATCTCGAAGGTATGCCCGACTCGAAGGCGAAGGAGATCGTCTCTCTCAAATGGGCTGACTACCTCGTCTCGTCGATGGGTATCAGACGCGCTTACAAGGCTCTCGACCTCTACCTCGACCTCGGCTGGATATCCGACGAGGTCAAGTCGTCGATGGAGAAGAGGCTACGTGAGGTGGACGGCTCCTCGACGACGGGAGTCAACCAGAAGCCCGTCAAGCTCGTCGAGGAGATCACAGAGACCCCTTTCATGACCAAGATTCCTTTCGACGAACACATAACGAGCCTCGTGTTCATAGCACATCTCGCGGGCGACGACATAGAGGCTTTCCTCAACTCTGTACAGCCCTTAGAGTCACGTACTAACGTCGATGTCGTCGACGTCTTCACGGGCGAGGGCGAAGCCAAGGAGGGTGAGAGATGA
- the coaBC gene encoding bifunctional phosphopantothenoylcysteine decarboxylase/phosphopantothenate--cysteine ligase CoaBC produces the protein MTLDGKTVAFGVTGSIAAVECVKIIHELRRRGAEVHAVMTESAQKIVHEWALEFASGNPVITEITGEVEHVDLCGTVESDFESIRGAGSGSEGEEAVTETEVDRSEDSFRDTDAKADLFLVAPATANTVGKIANGIDDTTVTTFATTALGSGLPVLIAPAMHEPMYDHPGVIENLDKLDDWGVGVIPPKIEEDKAKLADKEDIAMECERFLSHGPLEGKRVVVTSGRTEEAVDPVRVLTTRSSGKMGRAIAEEAYVRGADVSIVHNYDDEVRYADSVEVESAHEMIDAALEEVEEGCDIFVSAAAISDYTVDTSDSKISSGKDLVLDMEKVPKLIDQVRDEVPDAYIVGFKAETGLDEDDLVGEAEKVMERASLDLIVANDASVMGDDETSVRILGVDGVETQRGSKTEVAKRILDEVEGSLEG, from the coding sequence ATGACTCTCGACGGGAAGACAGTCGCTTTCGGAGTCACCGGAAGCATAGCCGCCGTGGAATGTGTCAAGATAATACACGAACTCAGACGCCGCGGCGCCGAAGTACACGCCGTGATGACCGAGTCGGCTCAGAAGATAGTCCACGAGTGGGCTCTTGAGTTCGCGTCGGGGAACCCCGTCATAACCGAGATCACGGGCGAGGTCGAACACGTCGACCTCTGTGGCACCGTAGAGAGCGACTTCGAGTCGATACGCGGGGCGGGGTCGGGCTCAGAAGGAGAAGAGGCTGTCACGGAGACAGAGGTAGACAGATCTGAGGACTCTTTCAGGGACACAGACGCGAAGGCAGACCTCTTCCTCGTCGCACCCGCGACCGCGAACACCGTCGGAAAGATCGCCAACGGGATAGACGACACGACTGTGACGACCTTCGCGACGACCGCACTCGGAAGCGGTCTCCCGGTTCTGATAGCACCCGCGATGCACGAGCCGATGTATGACCATCCCGGCGTCATAGAGAACCTCGACAAGCTCGACGACTGGGGCGTCGGTGTGATACCGCCGAAGATAGAGGAGGACAAGGCTAAGCTCGCAGACAAGGAGGACATAGCTATGGAGTGTGAGAGGTTCCTCTCGCACGGTCCCCTCGAAGGGAAGAGAGTCGTCGTCACGAGCGGTAGAACCGAAGAGGCAGTCGACCCCGTGCGTGTACTCACGACACGTTCGTCGGGGAAGATGGGACGTGCTATCGCCGAGGAGGCTTATGTCAGAGGAGCCGACGTCAGTATCGTACACAACTACGACGACGAGGTCAGGTACGCCGACTCCGTAGAGGTCGAGAGCGCGCACGAGATGATAGACGCGGCTTTGGAGGAGGTCGAGGAAGGCTGTGACATATTCGTCTCCGCCGCCGCTATCTCCGACTACACGGTAGACACGTCCGACTCGAAGATATCGAGTGGAAAGGATCTCGTCTTGGACATGGAGAAAGTTCCGAAGCTCATAGACCAGGTCAGGGACGAGGTCCCAGACGCCTACATAGTCGGATTCAAGGCTGAGACGGGACTCGACGAAGACGACCTCGTGGGAGAGGCGGAGAAGGTCATGGAGAGGGCAAGCCTCGACCTCATCGTCGCAAACGACGCGAGCGTTATGGGTGACGATGAGACTTCGGTGAGAATCTTAGGTGTCGACGGGGTCGAAACTCAGAGGGGCAGTAAGACCGAGGTCGCCAAACGTATACTCGACGAGGTCGAGGGGTCGCTTGAAGGCTGA
- a CDS encoding SRPBCC family protein — protein MDKVEFETTVYAPRSDVYDFLVEFENYGRYSDKIDDVTVVGESPLEWEISVSWWLLSYTARSAVTQRVENERIDWEITKDVDAWGSWILEDTDSEDSRYDDATRVVLEAEYEPEHADRLSSLPTSKLVSLAKPVVIKEGRRVLRRVVGDLEGRRRNVDLDVRHVES, from the coding sequence ATGGATAAGGTCGAGTTCGAGACTACCGTCTATGCCCCTCGGAGCGACGTCTACGACTTCCTCGTCGAGTTCGAGAACTACGGCAGGTACAGCGACAAGATAGACGACGTGACCGTCGTAGGTGAGAGTCCGCTGGAGTGGGAGATCTCGGTCTCGTGGTGGCTCCTGAGCTACACCGCGAGGTCGGCGGTCACCCAACGTGTCGAGAACGAGCGCATAGACTGGGAGATAACGAAGGACGTAGACGCTTGGGGGTCGTGGATTCTCGAAGACACCGACTCCGAAGACAGCCGTTACGATGACGCGACACGTGTCGTCCTCGAAGCCGAGTACGAGCCCGAACACGCCGACAGACTGTCGAGCCTCCCTACGTCGAAGCTCGTGTCGCTCGCGAAGCCCGTCGTGATAAAGGAAGGACGCCGTGTCCTGAGACGTGTCGTCGGCGACCTAGAGGGGAGACGCAGAAATGTAGACCTCGACGTCAGACACGTCGAGAGCTAA
- a CDS encoding ATP-binding protein — MNTDVIGWSLGPGRTEESFDFLTPRAVGVKVGEFVHYDHEDDKILCRVTQRDRVESSDETIDAMSSYIPDDDLDVFRSSHGHRVTARILGKYDESFGSFQNLRSPPSIGQDIHMTSDSFLSSVISPEKEMGTLRVGSLLNRPGDAVEIDVDMDEIATKHLSVLASTGAGKSYTVGVLLEEMSKPHNRASSVVFDIHAEYSTLAEDERYGDSFNHIDDPKIKISSLGVEDFDVAFPEEMTSLQRERLRELLRTLDIGDPSKSDPWRDRVRTNYSVGDMIEKLNPSDELDASVAWRLESLLDFHSLRTEEETPIEDLCEPGKCNIVEFPSGAGKLERNLILWHFTRRILEARKRSMRKKRHSSGIDEVDIIDVPVTLFIEEAHNFAPSDRQLKTRGLLQEIAREGRKFGVGLSVISQRPSRLDEDVLSQCNSSVVMKVRNGVDQDAIERTVESAGEDLIRDLPGLTTGQAVLAGSFINTPVLVGIRQRETEHGGVTPDVAEESVSAYESQSQTQPQSRSQTESDPRGGSSPSSRSKER; from the coding sequence ATGAACACGGATGTCATCGGCTGGTCACTCGGACCCGGAAGAACTGAGGAGAGCTTCGACTTCCTGACTCCTCGGGCTGTCGGAGTCAAGGTGGGGGAGTTCGTTCATTACGACCACGAGGATGACAAGATACTCTGCCGGGTGACCCAGAGAGACCGGGTCGAGTCGTCGGATGAGACCATAGACGCCATGTCGAGCTACATACCCGACGACGACCTCGATGTCTTCAGGTCGAGCCACGGACACCGCGTGACTGCGAGGATACTCGGTAAGTACGACGAGAGCTTCGGAAGCTTCCAGAACCTCAGGAGTCCGCCCTCGATAGGACAGGACATCCATATGACATCCGACTCGTTCCTCTCTAGCGTGATATCCCCTGAGAAGGAGATGGGAACACTCCGCGTCGGAAGCCTCCTAAACCGACCCGGAGACGCGGTCGAGATAGACGTCGACATGGACGAGATTGCGACGAAACATCTCAGCGTCCTCGCGAGCACGGGAGCGGGTAAGAGCTACACGGTGGGGGTTCTCTTAGAGGAGATGTCGAAGCCACACAACAGAGCCTCGTCTGTCGTCTTCGACATACACGCCGAGTACTCGACACTTGCCGAAGACGAGAGGTACGGCGACTCATTCAACCACATAGACGACCCCAAGATAAAGATATCTAGCTTAGGAGTCGAGGACTTCGACGTCGCCTTCCCCGAGGAGATGACCAGCCTCCAGCGCGAACGTCTCAGGGAGCTTCTCCGTACTCTCGACATAGGTGACCCTTCGAAGAGCGACCCGTGGAGGGACAGGGTCAGAACCAACTACTCCGTCGGCGACATGATAGAGAAGCTCAACCCCTCGGACGAGCTCGACGCCTCGGTTGCTTGGAGGCTTGAGTCACTCCTCGACTTCCACTCTCTCCGAACCGAGGAGGAGACTCCCATAGAGGATCTGTGTGAGCCCGGGAAATGTAACATAGTCGAGTTCCCGTCGGGGGCGGGGAAGCTAGAGAGAAACCTCATACTCTGGCATTTCACGAGACGTATATTAGAGGCGAGGAAGAGGTCGATGAGGAAGAAGAGACATTCGTCCGGAATAGACGAGGTAGACATAATCGACGTTCCGGTTACACTCTTCATAGAGGAAGCACACAACTTCGCGCCGTCGGACAGACAGCTCAAGACACGTGGACTTCTACAGGAGATAGCACGCGAGGGACGTAAGTTCGGAGTGGGTCTCTCTGTGATCTCACAGCGTCCGTCACGTCTCGACGAGGACGTTCTGTCGCAGTGTAACTCGTCGGTCGTAATGAAGGTCAGAAACGGTGTCGATCAGGACGCGATAGAGAGAACTGTCGAGTCAGCCGGAGAAGACCTCATACGTGACCTCCCGGGTCTCACGACGGGACAGGCGGTGCTCGCGGGAAGCTTCATCAACACGCCTGTCCTCGTAGGAATAAGACAGAGGGAGACCGAGCACGGCGGTGTAACTCCCGACGTCGCCGAGGAGAGCGTCTCGGCTTACGAGTCACAGTCACAGACGCAGCCCCAGTCACGGAGTCAGACGGAGTCAGATCCTCGCGGCGGATCGTCACCCTCGTCGCGTTCTAAGGAGAGGTGA